Sequence from the Maniola hyperantus chromosome Z, iAphHyp1.2, whole genome shotgun sequence genome:
CACTTCGTATACGCTCCGTTATCGGTTCGTCTGTCAACCATTCGTTTCCGCGCAGTAGGAAAGCACACAGGTACCCATGCGAAACATGTGAAACATCTTCATTGTAGTCCAGAGTTGTTTTACTTGACGCCAACTGTACTTATGATATATTgctttttaaatctaaattataatttaagtacaaaattatagcttttgcatttcacgaagacgagtctCTCATGCTAGTGTTTAAGTCGTaccggtatacgtaaggtacactaaatgtgggCGTTTGCGgccgcttgctcgcgactgattggtctgacatgcacgcacacttacgcaatgtccatgtatacgacgtaaccacaagtaaagttcactcgccttcctgaattgcaagaactgtaggtaCGTAAGTTCTAATCAAGTAAAAATCACGGCTGTGTTTTAGAACAGTGCTATAAAGATTTGTCATAAATGATCTCTTGTTAATTAAGAAACAGCTTATATACAAATGTGTACAGCTAATTTATTACAACTTTTTTTCTCAAATTCTGGTTTTTATTTCATGGCCTAATAAtctgttaagtaggtaggtatgtatttaagttttttctacGTAATAACTGCATTCAGATCCATTTAATTACGTCAGTACAATCTGTTTTTCCTTATAGCTAACTTCAAAGGTAAATAAGTCGCTTTTCTAGTAACGCGTAAGCGACGTCATTCACGGCgaatataatgcatacattttgagatctcactcgccattttagctctgtgcaactgtcatgtcaaaaatactcaggcttattcgctacaatagtcctgtccgtgatgatggaccggttccaatagagccggactccgtcgcgctcgagtaccggcaccggcGTGTACTTGTAACACGGCAacctctcatccaggagactatacttcagagcaagctcttggtgaaggattttggctgcttggttATGTCTggaaagcacatgtctgagtgactcgcagggatggcgacaagcttgacagatgtcgtgagtgccatccttcagaatatactttcggtagttccgcgtcttAACTACCTGATCTTGTATCGCACAGACAAAACCATCGGTTTGCCCAAAGAGGTCACCAAAGCGCAGCCACTGCACGGACGCGTGCAGCTTCTCCTTCCATACGGTCTCCCGGTCAGAGATGCTAAGTACCACCGGTTTCTGCCACTCGGTTTGGGCTAAGGATAGTGGAGTGAGTCCTTTATCACATTCTATGACCTCTCTacgcaatttataatttagaacttaagaccacgcgattccctgcgagagaaatttaaggaaatagatatccttacagtaccttttgtaagacaaaatattcttagttacaagaaacaGAAATAAGCTTGCAggtcctgccttccgcctcaggaaagtccaaaagtcatttgtgggtatgggtattacctgttataataaaatcccgcaaactattttggacttacctttgcacaagtttaaaaaatctattaaaaatatgctcctgatagaagaatattacacaattgaagattatctaaatgataaaagagcgtggatttgacctgcagctcgttccagcaatgcacaagactgcaaattccatgcaaatactattttatacatggcataatcttgtacctatatcaaatatttgaaaagagcaaccgccgagttgaAATTGAATTTGTTTGACAGATTTGCAATGTTACCCGCAAAGAATTTGGATGTACTACTAATGggagtaatagtgttctgtggttttttttttgttcttctggctttacacagattagccaatgtcaggttgTTCTGTGGACTATAGTCTGAGACACTGAACTGACgtgtggagtgtggacgtcATTCACTGtcaatcacagagtactttttaacgtcattcaatgtactctgtggtgctggagtaaatgtgttctgtgCTGTGGTGGACGTGATTGACATTCGAGAATCGAGACTCGCTCGAAATTATTTAGAgagaatttattttaatgaattgcTTTGCAATTGTGTTTAATAATAGTGTCTAATTAGTGCTATAACAAACAATGAATTAACAGCAATAatagtaatttttaaataaaaatgttatatgTTCATTTTAGAAGAAGTCAATGGCCCTACCTTTTGACTTGCGTGTGTCAATATTAAGTGTTTGGGCCTCTGGGAATAAATTGCAATGTTTTTCTTCAAGAATGAGGCTATGGATGCCTTTCGTTGGAGCAAATACTTGATAGTGATACTCAGTATTTACTGGAGGCTAGATTTCGCGCATGGTAAGTACTTTTACATGTATCGCAATAAGCGTGGACACTCCAGTTTTACAGTCCGTTCTCGATGAGCCAAGCTTTTATAACACATAGTAAGAGTGCTAGATAAAGATTAATCAATCTATCAAGCGCGAAATCTAAGTTTATTATTTCACAAATGTGACAAGTACTTGTTTATCATAACCTGAGATCAAAGATCATGAAATCGAAAACAAATTAAGTGCTTGGTAGGGGTTGTACGGGTCGCGTAGTGTTCCCTTGTACTCAAATGCTAGATAAATGGCAAGTCGATAACTTACATTAACTTACAATGAGTATACTATCTAttacatattaataaataaaattgaagtgtctgtctgtaattttgaaataactacctcaaattaagctcaaCACTGAAATCACTGAGATTTCTGAATcaatttgagtttttttttaattgatagagaaactgtcccataaaaaatttggtTCCAACtcgtcaatcctgatgctgtacgagacctgaccacaaaaattgatgggatttagaaactgtcagtaataaattgatattgtagaTATAGTATTTATGGAGGGAAGCCCAGGGTCAAActcttgatcttgtaacattcttAATATTAAGCACACAAATTGTTAATTGTTAATTGTTAAACTTATTGGAACCTAAGTGCTTACGCATCTGTTTTTCAAGCAAAGGTATAAGGCCATAATAATTTGCGTGGTAACCATCCTGCAAAGCAACTACATTGATAAAAAGATATATACATTCAGATAGCCAGGCAGCTCTTTCAACTCTGTCCTCTGAGGTTGTTTACTCaagactggttgaaaactgcagagaAAACTAAACACCTGGGCCCAATACAACAGGGTGGTTTTACGCTGGGTACCAGGGCACGAATAGTTGGCAATGAAAATGCTGACATTCTGGCCAAATCAGGCGCAAAGGCACGACAGATTGGCCCAGAGCCTGTCTGCTCTCAATAAATGGGATATAATGCACACAAATGGGAagaaaaattatgtatatatatatatgtgttTGTAGGTTTGAGGTGTTACTGCAACTTTGAGAGTTGTCCCAACTCAACATGTGAGACTGACGGGTACTGCTATGCGGCCTCCGCCCTTGAGAATGGACTCGAGAAGCATACGTACCAGTGAGTACCAGCCTTTATACCGATCTTATTAAGTTATGACTACCATCTTATTTTAACTGGGGGTTTCCAAAAAATTATCTACTGTACTTTTTGCAAACTTTTGttcattacaataataattgttttaatgAAACGGGTATATAATATTGTCACTACATTATGCCAGTAATGAAAAGTATAGTTGATCATGTTTTGAGGTAAATATATTGTGTAGTCAAGCTGAATATCTAGGTGAATTAATTGGCAAAAAATATCAACACAAATCTCTATTCGCTTTGGTGGGTCCATGGTTCGaattttaaccaattttgtaTTAAACCTGACCTGTGTAGTGAGGTGGTCTTAAGCTGTTTGCCAAACAAAACGTTATTACCACCCGAGTATCCATGGCAATGCCGCGAGCCCCACTCCTATTGCTGTAACAGCGATTTCTGCAATAGTGATGCCGACTCTCGGAAAAAGATTGCAAAAGTGCTCCACGCTTCCTCCATGGGTAAGATGTTCTGAGCACCTGTGGCCGTGTGATGCAGACTTGGCCATGCGAAACATGAGTTTGTTTGATGTACTCTTAGACTATAAGTTTTGTGTTGAGATGCCAATACTCTAACAACATGCTTCCGAGTTAGTGATTTGAACATGTACCTACTAAGCGCGAGGCGTAATCGGCCCGACCGCGACCCGACATATAATTAGTATGTTTGAATGATGTGCCGTAATTTTAACAAACACTATTTTCCGAGTGTGCATTGGTTTTGCTTTAACATACTAAACATAATGTATGGTGGTTCCACTTGCGGCGCAGTTGTATCGAGCTCAAATCACTGATACCCATCGAGCACCCCTTCAGTTGCTCCTCCACGAAAACTAGAAATGAGTCGGTGGCCATACAGTGTTGTAAGTCGCACGACATGTGCAACCGGGACCTGCATCTGAAGATACAGAGGAAGCCGCAAGGTAGGCGCCCGGAGCACCTCGCCTCCGCACCGCTCCGCTGCGCGAGAAGCTTGCCACTTGACGCACACCGCTCTGCATGCCTAGTGTATAacactttctttcttttttgttctaaaattactaaattttcttttttctttagttAATATGCCGGCATTGATCACGTACTGGTAGACATAGGAGTTATTCCGGACCTCGTTTAACTAATACTCCGTTTTTGGTGTAGCTGTTGGGACCGAGAAAACATTTTTCCTCCCGGGGACAAGCCCATATGGTGCCGCAAAGAGGAGTCGGTAGATATTTATTGCTGTGCCACGGACTACTGTAACCGAGACTACGCGCCAGGTACGGCCCGCAAGGAATGTGTCGTCGGGTTCTGTATGGGCAGCTTTGTATTGTGATGTCTCGAGCATACCTTACTTGAGCGAATGTTATCATCTTACCGAATACATCATTGCACTTAAGGATGACATTCGATATAAATCATCAACGATATTTATCGTGTATATGAAATGGTTCAAAACTGCATGGACTCATTTTAGTTATAATTCATAACAGAAAAAATCATTCTCGCGCGCTCGGTTCGAATATTTAAAACGATATTATTTGTATAGGATAATTTAACGCAGCAACTTATCCTTTAGTACTAGAATAGACGTTTTGATATTCTGTGggaaattatattaattaatatactatAGCAGATAACTAATGCCCGGCCTGCATTCCTCTTTTATTTGATCGACTCGCGTGCACCTATTGTATATTGATTGAAATACGTTAGAAACCTTAACGCAAGTGCCACACAGTTGTACACAGTTTCAACTTACTTGAATGAACAACACGCGAACACATAGGTAAGGAAGCGCCAGGCAagcattaattaattacttagggTACATTTTTCAATCGTACAATAACTTTTTATCCGAGAAATAAATTTGACGTTTTGCCAGATTCCCTACCGATTAAACTATCAAATAACATTTttgagttttaaaataaattgtaatatcAAAAATAACACGCATATCATACGCGCAATACGCATCTTTGCCTTGTTATTAGGATATCTGTGGTTATACAGATATACTATTATAACAcgttttctggtgggaggcttcggccgtggctagttaccagcaAAGTTACCGGCAAAAAGGCCAAGCGTTTCAGCGTCCcagtacaatgccgtgtagaaaccaaaggggcatgggtttaccaaaaactgccataccccctccaggttagcccgcttccatcttagactgcatcatcacttaccaccagatgagattgcaatcaagggctaacttgtatctgaatttaaaaatataaaaaacatccTACAACTATTTACTTaagtataggtaataatttaatcACATCCGTTGCACCTTTTTGAGATAAGCGTTTTCAAACAGACTCGCAGCGGGCCGACTTTATAGTATGTAGTAAAGTAATGAAGCTGTGACGAAGAATCGACAAGAGAAGTTGCGTAAGTGATCACAAGCCGGTGCCTTCTATTTTTGCATGACGTTATTACTACGTATCTACTAATCGCATGTTCTATTGACGTAGAGAGCGGACACTTTCTGTCAGAGGGGTTATCAGATAACGGGGTAAGAGCGAGGTACCTAACCTAATAAATAAGTTGGATCTTTAACCCCTATCGAAAGGTGCACATTTGATTGACCCGCATCGCATTTTCTCGATTGGATTCGATTGGATGCCAAAATATAAGCGATGTGCATACGTACCGAATACTGATACTTCAATTATGTGTAAGTATAAcccgtaaaatttaactcctcatgcgccGTTTTGACTTTttctgccgtactcagagtcgcttaatcgttacttaagtttagttaaaacgagacagagctatatctctcacataaatctgtctcgtttctgactcaatcttaagtaacgattagcgactctgattACGGCaatttgtgtcaaatttcaagtcaaaagtacgattctaGTCCTTATTTAatggtgaaccgtacttttgacatgagatttgaaagttaaaatagcgcgtgatgAGTCATTTTTACGGTCTATAAAGACATTTTAAATAATAGGGACAGAAACGTATTAATAATAACACGCAACGTGATCAAAAAACTCGACACAACGTTGCGTCGGGTTTTATTGGTGTGGTTCTTTGGGTTGGGTTGatccccccccctcccccccttatTTAAAGTGCAAATATCTTAAGTTTAAAGAGATGTCAGTATTCGTTGGCTTGGTTTTAGTTTGTAGTTCAACTATAAGATGATTCGCTAGCACAGTTTTAGATTTAATGCTACTAATGTTTGGTTTGTACACGCTTTTTGTATGGCTTTGCATTTTTTGAGTAAACTTTCGAATGTTTGATTTGTAAGAGTTGGCTTTTTACATGTTAcaactttttaatttgtttctAACGTAGAACTTAGTGTTAGTTTATAAGGAAGGTCTAAGGGCGGTTATTGAAGGGTTGATTAAATGTAATCTAAATAGTTTCTTTAGACTATGTAAGTTGCATTAAAAATCTGGCGAAATTCTGTGGACGAAAATATGCGCGCTTAGTTTTTTTCAGCGTCTACGTCATACGAACTGCTTGAATGTACAATGCCCTTCCGGCTTCCGTTTTCCCCGCTTAAGGATACAATATTGagaccttcaaaagaagagtgaataggcaccttctaggcaagcgcgcctcatcttaggctgcatcatctttGGTATGATAGCTGTTAAAAAATGTGTATAGGGAGTCAAGTCATGTACATGTCATGAGTTTAGACCGAaaagtggcaccgattccgttgtctttctctgaactaaatttagagtatctgcatccttttctttttaacaatgctaaaaagggacagaacatgaactttacactACATACACTTACATGAACATGAActtattttagcgataaggccgcctgttgtacatgctatctttgttatatgtctagtgtttttgttttggtgtacaataaagcatattttacatttactttactttacatttaaagactctaaattttagtgtacgctacaaatttaaacagtaaactcgcgactgtgcgctaaaatcacgggttttaccatctaaaaattaaatttaaaactgtcaaactgcgtcagtccttttcatattacattagtaagaagaggatgcgaatactctaaaattaggttgtgctcagaatcagtaccattggctCGTGGACAACGTTGGGACGGACGGAAATGAGTGTCTTGAACGTAAACGTTTAATACGTAAATGACGCGTTCTAAATTCCTTATTTATTCCAACCTTGACGCGGTTACAAGTCGGGAAGTGGGAATGGGATGAAGGACAGATGGCGGTGGGCGTTTAAATCTTTACAATTTTCCCAAAAGATAACTTAattaccggtcaagtgcgaggcggactcgcacacataaagggttccgtaggtacagGTCTTTAGTTTTTTGAGTtgctatttctttttttatacatCTTGAAAAAttcgattttttaaactttgataAAAACTTGGACTTGAATATTTGTTGATGTTGCGTGAGTACAAATTAAGATTACgacgtaagtaaataattaaaatgttaacTTTAGTTTTTAGACAACTATTTATAAACCAGCCGGTTTTGTTAAAATCTCTTTCACATCTAGACTACGCGTGCAAATCGTAGTGagcctaaaattaaaaaaaaaacttttttaatgaaTGTGACCAAAATATAGTCCCCTATTCTccaaaatgatttaattttccaTGATGACAATAACCGTTTTTTCATGTGATTTGATATAGGtatcttcttcttttttctatatataaaaatgaatcgctaaatgtgttactGATCgtaaatctcaagaacagctgaaccgatttcgctaattctttttatataatatttcttgaagtacgaggatggttcttacggagagaaattttttaaaaaatttaatcgactgttaggcggtacgaagttcgccgggacagCTAGATAGATATTTAAGGTATATCATTGGGAACCGTGAGTTTTAGTAAACCAATACGCCGTTGGAGCTTACGCTATTTAAAATACGTTTCGCCAGTGGCGGATTCGTTTAAAGTGATCGTACATTACAGCACGCACCGCAAATAATGCGTTTTTCTGTGGAATAATATCTTATCCGCGGAATAAAATTAGtacagcgctctctctgttacgtattcCCACACAAAaatagagagagcgctatactaacttcattccgTGGATAGGGTATAGAAGTAGTGTGCTATTGACGTTGCTTACCTAATTCACAGTACTGAAAAAGTCGTTGTTGACAGCTCGTCCTATAATGAATTATCAGGCTCACATCCGCAGAGTctagagtcgctaatcgttacttaagattgagttaaaataagacagatttctgtgagagatatatatatcagtctcgttttaactaaacttaagtaacaattaagcgactctgagtacggtagTTAGAGCTTTTGCATACTGAAAGATTTTCGCAAGCAGTTTGGAGCGCGTCAGACAAATAGAGCAAAATGCGGATACGATACTGCATCCTGCTggccgattgtgtaagaaaaacgtatccATCGTAATCGTAATCgacagcaaattctgccccttcATTGGTTGAATTCGCTGTTGAGATTTTTCACAGCAGCACCAGAAAGCAGAAGAAGCGGCAGAATTTGATACTTATTACGATTATATCTTGCTTGTAATGATTATGAACTGCGTGTGAAAACCAAAGGTTGTGACCAATGTAATGATACTCGGTGATGTTGTAAAGAGTCAAACACATCGGCGACAGTATGGCAAGTGCTGCCATGGATCATGGGGCTTATGGTGCTGGGAGTTTGCGCCGCCATCAGCCTGTGGTGGGCGCGGAGGTCGCCCAAGGTGCTGAAGCGAGAGTCGCGGTCTCTCTTCGCGCCAGAGGACTCTTGCTGCGAAACTCGCCACTCTCTGATGACTGCCACCATTCGGGACATGATCGAACTCACAACCTCTGGCTCCGGATCTGGTAAGTGTTTCCGTGTACCCACGTAtaaatagtcaaagtcaaatgatttattcaaaagtcaaatgatttattcaaaataggtaataaattactctttttgatagtcagatgttggattcgtaagatatagtggtgataattattacgctcacttaaaactaaaactacgagggttccaaacgcgcccaggtctgagaagagcccacaacaaactcagacgggtattctttttattatcaccactttacaaaattaaaacttattagaacttatCACATAGCCGTTAAGCAGCTCAATTTAAATACGGATACGGTATACGTATCAATTTCAGTCCATCCTGATCTTTTTTTACGCAGTTGTCATACTGAAGAGATCCGTATTCAGTAGTGgcccggcgatgagttgatgatgatgatgttatgtTAAGTACTTGAGGACTTTTTCCAAGTTATGCAAATTTCTTAGTGTAATAATCATGGCGTATTAAAGTATGTTTGATTCAGGCTCTTAATTCCAAATCTCTAAAATTCCAAGCATCATACTTGACTAAATGACCGAACTTAGGTTCTATCTTATtctgaaatacgttaggattaggaaaatccatactttcatactaatattataaatgcgaaagtgtctgtctgtctgtgtgtctgctagcttttcacggctcaaccgttcaaccgattttaacgaaatttggtacaaaagatagtttgcatcccggggaaggagataggctactttttatcccggaaaattgaagagttcccaaaggattttcaaaaacctaaatccacgcggatggtgtcgcgggtatcatctagtactatATACATAATTGTTGccgaatataaataatatcagaaaaaaaaattctgtaCCCTAAGATTATCTTTAAGAAGGCTAAATTAAACCTTTATTCCATCGTAAGAGTtgctttatatttaaaaatctttgtcAGAGTGAGCCTCGAAGAGCAAAATatcttgtataagtcccgcaaattgctattgcgctggaaccatgtctcattaacatcgtaataacgtcatttgacgtatatttaagtaaaaatatacaatcagctcgaaacttcaatctagtgctgacgtcactaaaatggcggccacgcgtattagcaattttgCTAAAATAACTATTTCAGGGTTGCCACTCTTGGTTCAGCGGTCGATAGCTCGTCAAATTCAACTCGTGGATATAATCGGCAAGGGGAGATTCGGCGAGGTCTGGCGCGGGCGATGGCGGGGTGAGAACGTAGCTGTGAAGATCTTCTCATCGCGAGAGGAATGCTCCTGGTTCCGTGAAGCTGAGATCTATCAGACGGTGATGCTGCGCCATGAAAACATATTGGGGTTCATCGCTGCCGATAATAAAGGTAAGTTGCTCCATCGGAACTTGTCATTgctggggttgaattttgtaaAACAGTTTCTCACGTGGATTTgacaaacaaacccactttcgcatttataataataattataggtagTGATTATAAAACAGCACTACTAACTCCATTATAGATTGCCATTAATTACACTAAGCAGTGTGTAAAAACCACAGAAATCCCAATTATAaggcactagcttatgctcgcgacttggaccgaccgcgtggactacacaaatttcaaacccctatttgacccccttaggggttgaattttcaaaaatccttagcggatgcctgcgttataataactatctgccctaaatttcagcccgatccgtccagtagtttgagctctgcgttgctagatcaatcaatcagtcagtcagtcacctgttccttttatatatttagatttatttgtccaagggctttgaagattttggtCTACCTGTCAGCCGTTTTTCCCCAAAATATTagctatcaaagttgtactggtgGTGTCATCAGTACAACAGTCTAGCCACCAGTACAATTTCGATAGCTTATATCTCGCAAACGTGACACTTTGGAAGAAATCGTAAATAAAATACTTGTTTGTATTAATGCCAGGTTTTATGCGTGGTCcctccattaaaaaaaaagaaaatggcggGCATGTAGGCAGGCCAGGGTCCATaccaaaatattcaaacccctttcAACTCAACCGTACAATTGGAAGTAGCAGAAAATCCAGTTACAAATCTTGAAAAAATAACAACATAATATGAACAGTTCTCTCGcttgaaatgcatggaaagccgtattttaagactaagtatttGTGACCTTTTTCTGTATGTTGCTGTATTTTGTACTGTGTTTGCGCTGTGGTCCCAAgtaaaagaatatttatttattcaacacggcaaaaagtaataaaaagcttttaaaaactaTATACTTTCCTTAGATAATGGCACATGGACCCAGTTGTGGCTCATCACGGATTATCATGAGAATGGCTCGTTGTTTGACTTCCTCGGCGCACGAACTATTGACGCAAATACGCTGGTCAAGATGGCGCTCTCTATCGCCACGGGGCTGGCACATCTGCACATGGACATTGTTGGCACAAAAGGCAAGTTTATCCTCCttcatgatctacccatcgccggctcgctacTGAACGATGACGCGCAGAAACTAACTTAATGTCATCTAGTAGCAACACTTTGCaattatcgaaactactttctaaggcccatattacaatgcagttctttgaacgagaaatgacattatttgctttttactatatttttataatttttgatatgtatttataaattatttagttatttccttgaagtgtaggtaaaaacactatcataaaaattataaaaatacctgATCTGACTGTTGAAGAATGGTATTAaatcgacaggtcgagatgggaatcgggaagagaacgccccgcacacccatcgcgctatcccggtgcggacgagcgcgggtgacgtcatactcggattgccatctcgacctgttgcgtactataattGTATTAAACCAATTCGTAACGTTTTAGGCAAGCCAGCTATAGCCCATCGTGACCTGAAGTCGAAGAACATCCTCGTGAAGAGCAACTTGACTTGCGTCATAGGTGACCTCGGACTGGCGGTGCGGCATAATGTATCCAGTGATAGTGTTGATGTACCCTCGACCAATCGTGTGGGCACTAAACGCTACATGGCACCTGAGGTAAGTGTACTCCACTTGCGTATATTGCTGGAATGAATTACAtactgagcctcaatagctcaacaggtaaaggagtggactgaaaaccgaaatgtcgacggttcaaaccccgcccgttgcactattgtcgtacctactcctagcacaagcctgacgcttagttggagaggaaaggggaatattagtcatttaacatggctaatatcttTTTTAAAAAACGGAAGTAAATCTATGCTTTATCTGAGTATACTGCATAAGCACAGGGAAACTTTAGAAACACAGAGaaagtttagagcctcaatagctcaacaggtaaaggagtggactgaaaaccgaaaggttgaacGGTTCaatccccgcccgttgcactattgtcgtacctactcctagcacaagcttgacgcttagttggagaggaaaggggaatattagtcatttaacatggctaatataattttttaaaaaactaaatacagTGATACAACTCCTTTGATGTTTGAGGACGACCCGATTCATGCCCGAACGACAGAACAATAATTGATATTTGTTGTTGTTATAGTTGTTGTCGGTATTATCCTTCCCCCGTTTCGCCCTTAAAGAATGCtctgtctagactctagagtctgCACTGATCGGCATTATGAAATATGTTTAGGCTGTGGTTTTTT
This genomic interval carries:
- the babo gene encoding TGF-beta receptor type-1 isoform X2, whose protein sequence is MFFFKNEAMDAFRWSKYLIVILSIYWRLDFAHGLRCYCNFESCPNSTCETDGYCYAASALENGLEKHTYHCWDRENIFPPGDKPIWCRKEESVDIYCCATDYCNRDYAPESNTSATVWQVLPWIMGLMVLGVCAAISLWWARRSPKVLKRESRSLFAPEDSCCETRHSLMTATIRDMIELTTSGSGSGLPLLVQRSIARQIQLVDIIGKGRFGEVWRGRWRGENVAVKIFSSREECSWFREAEIYQTVMLRHENILGFIAADNKDNGTWTQLWLITDYHENGSLFDFLGARTIDANTLVKMALSIATGLAHLHMDIVGTKGKPAIAHRDLKSKNILVKSNLTCVIGDLGLAVRHNVSSDSVDVPSTNRVGTKRYMAPEVLDESMDSRQFDPYKRSDVYSLGLVLWEIARRCGAMPDEYQPPYYECVPPDPALEDMRRVVCIERRRPVLPNRWHSDPVLSAISKVMKECWYQNPAARLTALRIKKTLANIATVDHFKL
- the babo gene encoding TGF-beta receptor type-1 isoform X1, which encodes MFFFKNEAMDAFRWSKYLIVILSIYWRLDFAHGLRCYCNFESCPNSTCETDGYCYAASALENGLEKHTYHCIELKSLIPIEHPFSCSSTKTRNESVAIQCCKSHDMCNRDLHLKIQRKPQESNTSATVWQVLPWIMGLMVLGVCAAISLWWARRSPKVLKRESRSLFAPEDSCCETRHSLMTATIRDMIELTTSGSGSGLPLLVQRSIARQIQLVDIIGKGRFGEVWRGRWRGENVAVKIFSSREECSWFREAEIYQTVMLRHENILGFIAADNKDNGTWTQLWLITDYHENGSLFDFLGARTIDANTLVKMALSIATGLAHLHMDIVGTKGKPAIAHRDLKSKNILVKSNLTCVIGDLGLAVRHNVSSDSVDVPSTNRVGTKRYMAPEVLDESMDSRQFDPYKRSDVYSLGLVLWEIARRCGAMPDEYQPPYYECVPPDPALEDMRRVVCIERRRPVLPNRWHSDPVLSAISKVMKECWYQNPAARLTALRIKKTLANIATVDHFKL
- the babo gene encoding TGF-beta receptor type-1 isoform X3, with the translated sequence MRPPPLRMDSRSIRTKSNTSATVWQVLPWIMGLMVLGVCAAISLWWARRSPKVLKRESRSLFAPEDSCCETRHSLMTATIRDMIELTTSGSGSGLPLLVQRSIARQIQLVDIIGKGRFGEVWRGRWRGENVAVKIFSSREECSWFREAEIYQTVMLRHENILGFIAADNKDNGTWTQLWLITDYHENGSLFDFLGARTIDANTLVKMALSIATGLAHLHMDIVGTKGKPAIAHRDLKSKNILVKSNLTCVIGDLGLAVRHNVSSDSVDVPSTNRVGTKRYMAPEVLDESMDSRQFDPYKRSDVYSLGLVLWEIARRCGAMPDEYQPPYYECVPPDPALEDMRRVVCIERRRPVLPNRWHSDPVLSAISKVMKECWYQNPAARLTALRIKKTLANIATVDHFKL